The region agtagtcaagcaatgaagtcaatcagataagacgataagcaatgacttcacaaagacaaactcaagtaaaggagggaagagatagaaccagttgcttgttgaagacacaggatttgttggaccagttccagttgctgtgacaactgtacgtctggttagggaggctgagattcaactcagaagaccgtgtcttcaccttattccccttgagctaaggtcacttagtcctcgcccaatcactctggtaagtcttcaaggtagacttccaaaccttcacagacttcgttcacccggcaatccacaatgactcttggatgctcagaacgcgatgcctaaccggctggaggatacacagtcctcaagtgtaataagtcttcaagtcacacagacagaaagacttcagtgatgcctaatactctttggctctgggtgtttgggctttgtccttgcaaggatttctctctctcaaatgcttcgaggtgggttgctctcaaacgacaaaagccgtatactaactctgagcagccaccaatttatggtgtagggggtgggctatttatagccactaggcaacccgacctgatttgtccgaaatgaccctgggtcactaaggaactgacatgtgttccaacggtcagatttcaaacacacacggcaactttacttgggctacaagcaaagctgactcatccaactctggataagatttgctctcattgtctttgctcgaagacataggatttgggttgagcatcacttcagtcactctgacttagttcacttggaccccacttaacagtacggtggatcctatgactcaacaaagaagaaaaggaaacaacgaaaccacacagtcttcatgctccatagtcttcacgcaatgtcttctcatgtcatagtcttcaatatgaatatcttctcatagcaccattgtcgtcaatgtcttcatacatttttaggggtcatctccggtaggtaaaccgaatcaatgagggacactacctgcgttatcctgcaattctcacaaacgcattagtccctcaaccaactttgtcgtcaatactccaaaaccaactaggggtggcactagatgcacttacaggcacCGTTCTGCACCCTCCCCATGTCGCAGGCTATGGTGGGGGCGCGCGCTCATCCCCGACACAACCACGCGCCCCCTCCCAGGGACCACAAAGAGCTTCTCGTTGCCGACCAGCCTCGTGGAGCAGCCCGCACCGCCCCGAACATGCCCCCTCGGCGTCGGGGTGCTTCAGACGACACCACCAGGGGCCTCGCAGGAGTGCCGGCCCCTGGCCAGTAGGACCAAAGGATGGCAGAAGGAAGCGGGAGCGTTAGGCGGCCAGGCGGCGCCCCTGGTCCGAACAGCCCTGAAGCCTACGTTCTCGTCGTGATGGATCCAAGGCATGCACTAGGATGGGGCCCCAGTTGATCCCCCATGCCAGGCTAGGCTCTGGACATACACGAGGCCGAGATCTCCTTCGAACCACCACCAAGCCCTGCCAATGCCCCCAACAGCGGCAGCCTTTGGGTACAGTTAACGCCGCAAGGGCACGCTTACACTGACCATGGATCGCAGGTAAACCAAGACGCGGTGACCACCAGGATCCATAGGACGGCGGACCCTCCTCAGGAGCACAAAGGACGTTGGGAGCAGCGCGGGGGAAGCCCAGCGGCAGGGCCCTCCCCGCCCTGTGCAGAGCAGGATCCAACCTGGAGGTAGGTTCCCTGTCGGGTAAGGCGCCAACGAGCCCTTCCCCTTGGCAGGGGGCCTACGGTTGCCGATGATGCCGTTAGCGTCCCCTTGGCCCCTTCGTCTTGTCCTTATTTTCGGTCTCCCCAATGGTGGTCAGGGGTAGCGCACGACGGGGTCCTCGTCGAGCAACAtaaagcaaggctccggcctgtgaaggtctccgctcatgaatctctcacgtaataatgagtgggactgtacacgccccggagtctcttgagtcccgccctggggcctcatgggggctcccacccacgtcctagtggaagcaccatgctccgcgctggccatcaacactgtccccaatgactatgcccagccagtggaagAACTTAGCTCCGAGCTGGTGAGAAGACCAAATACTGAAGACTGAAGACCAGTTAGGCGCCGGACACGGCCGCCTGCTTTTTGCCTCCCTTTTTGTACTTGCTTGCCGACTTTTTTGAAGCACTTTGTTCCCTGTGCATTTATAAAACGGGgggagtttttctttttctcgttcATGTCGCTCTCTTGCCTTCAGTTCTTGCGTTTGTTTCTTGGAACTCGTGACCGCCGCCCTGCCCTCGAATGCCTCACGGGTGGGGGCTGGGTACGGTATGCGTGCTGGGGCTGAACGCCCTCGGGGGCTCAAAGGTGCGGTCGCCCCGCGCGCCCACCTTGCCATGGTCTGGCAGTTGGCTCCTCACGAGGCACTCTCCAGCAGGCCAGCAGGCCCCTCGGGAGACAGAGGGCCTCGCGAGCCCGCAGCATGCTCACCTCAGAAGAAGGGACCCGGCCGCGACGCCAAGCCCCCGAAACCTAAGATAAGTCATAAAAAACTACCTTTCTGAGCAACCAACAGCCCTGCGGGGCCTTGCTCCGGATGTCGCTTCAAAAGTCTTTAACAATGTCACACATCATGAGGGGCACCCccttcccaaaatgctctcacaagaatATGTTTGAGTTTTTGTTATACAGGTTAAAGCAAAAGAAATACAGGCCTAGCTAGACGCGCCTTCTTCACCACTCCCATCCATGCTGCTAGTGCTGAAGCTGCCACCCTCCTAGTCATCTCCACCCGCGCCAGCTCCTTTGGCTGCGAGCACGGCCGTGTCATCCTCAGGAGTCAGCTCCTTCACCAGAGCATCCACATGACCATCcacccacttggcaagcttgtcttGGGTGGCCGCAGGTATGGGGGCTAGCACGGTGCTGAAGTCGAAGTGGGAGTCAAGGTTCAGGAGGTTGCTGGAGATGCGTGAGAGCGCGCGCCCAAGGAGGCCCCGGCTCCTCTCCTTAACGAGCTGGCGGGCTTTTGCGGCCTGGTCCTCCAGGCGGGTCACAATATCAGTGAAGAAGCGGAGATGGCTGGCATAGTCGCTCTCGTGCGGGTGAGGAGCGCTCTCATCGCAAAGGGCACCCAAGGCATTGTTGCCTCTGATGCGCAGGCCCTGGAGCATGAGGCCGTGTTCGCGCTCTAGCGTCAGGCGGTGGCACTTTTCACTCAAAGCCTTCTCCAGGAGGGAGGCAGTGTCCTCGGCCTGCTTCCGAAGAGAGGATATCTCGGTGCGAGCAGAATCCAGGGCGGAAGCCAGGGCCTCCCGGGCAGCGCCCTCCCGCTGCTTCACCGCCTGCAGCTCGGTCTTTAGGACGGAGGTCCGGCCCTCAAACTCAGCCTTGAGCAGCTCTAGGTCCAGGCGGTGCCCCTGGGCTAGCTCAGCACGTGCCTTCAccaccttctcctccacctccacctggaCCTGAGCTTCTCGGGCAGCGACAGCATCCTCAGCCACGGCGGCTTGttgctccctcacctccagcctttCCAGCGCCAAGCTATGATCCAGAACCTCCAGCGACAAGTCATCATggcgcctcaggagctccgcctcggcaaGGGCCACCTCACCTGGTGAGGAGGCCAGTAGGGCACAACGCTCCTCTATTTTGCACAGCAGGGCAGCACTCTAAGACAGAAGATCTTGCTCCCGCTCCTCAGCCGCCTCGCGACGGTGGTTGGCTGCCTTGGCCTCTTCCATGGTGCGAGCGCAAGCTTCTTGAGAAGCCGCGAACGAGGCCTCCGCGCGCGCTTCGGCTTCGTCTCGCCgaagcttcccaaggttgatggccaccttcagccgcTGCCATTCACACTACAACCGGCGGTTCTCTGCTTCAAGCCTGGTGTCGACGTTGGCAAGCTCCCCGCCAAGATGGACCATCGCACGCATCGCTTCACCAAAGAATCCGAAgcgcacactacaagaaatatgtcaacttgtgaccttgactattggtcactgaaaggtcattgtttttcatttgcgacttttttgtgaccaaaaacagaaggtcaaaagctggcggtcgtaaactgaaattaacgaccttctccgtgagaaggtcatagacgtttacgaccaaaatagaaggtcgttgaacccatgaccttttgttttggtcactggctgtctgcccaggccacgtcggatccgacgtggaaaTCTGACGTGGctaaattgcgaccaattgaaaaggtcactaacaagattcagcccggtccgattgggtgttttacatgggccgggcccaacaattcagccaatttatgattttttttccttgatgtttttgggccttttctatcaTGGGCCCTTACCTTTCCACATagtttgtttcctttttgtttctattttctatttgagTCGAGGCCTGCTTATAGTACTTCTGAATAGCTTTTCAGCCCAGGTTATTTTGGGCCATGGCATCTTAATAGTACAAGCATATTTGGGTCGTGGCCACTATCAGGTCCAGTAAGAACATTTTCTGAAGAATTTAATGTTCAAGTAAAATGTACACAACACATTAGAGGAAAATGACACATACAACAGCAGATAAAATTTCATTTCACACCTACAGCTCATTACAACACAGTACATGACAATCATTCAAAATAGGCCACCACATGCCATGGAAGCAAAATAAATAGTACTGCTCTTGGAAGCAAAATAAACAGTACTAGGCAGTATTGTTTACTAGGCAGTAGACGAGTACATCTCATTTCAAATAAACAGTACTACTCTTGGAAGCAAAATAGGCCGCCACACGCAATGGTGCGCCATCTTACTCGATCTGGCCCCAAGTAACCAGTAGCGCTGCTTGCTCCCTTTGCCCAGCTCCTTGCTGCCGAGGATGGACGAGACTCGGATGCAGAGCTCCCTGCACAtgacatattgtgttaatgcttgcAGCAATAGAAGGAACTCACATACCATAGAACTTGCACAGTAGTGTATCAACACCCCAAAGATTTGACTGAATTGAATGAAGCACAGGTTAGAGCTAGCAGAAGTTGCAGGTAAATAAACATCCATAGAGCTAACATGTTGTATTTCTGTAGAAAGAAGCATCAACTCACTATTCTACACAAAAAGCTAGCCCATACATGCACAGACACCAGAACGGTACATAGAATGAAGCACAGGGCTAGTACTTGCTACCCTGACATTTCAGGCATTCTAGTGTTTAGGAGATTTGACTTCCAGCAGAAAATTAAGTCTATCAACAACCCTAGCTAATAATAGCAAATTAAACTGTATACTACCAGGCAAGACACAAACTGCTAGTCCTGATATGAAGTTCAAGCATCTTCAGTAGTTGAATCTAACACATAGTCATATATCAACCAATAGTAAGGGGGGAAATAACAGGGAACGACGAGGTTATATCTGATCTTCTTGAGCCTCCCAAGGTCATCCCTGAGCTTCATGTCGACGGCGTTGGAGACGACATGGGAGAACCTCACATCCTTGTAGTCCTTCTTTCTGTTCAGGAACCAGTCCGAGCAGCCGTCTCAAGGCACTTTAGGAGGGCTTCGCGCTGTGACTTCATCGTTATCATCGTCCACTGTTGACACTGCCAGGGCTGAGATGGCATCTTTGATCTTCCCTACAACCTTTGAAAACTGCAGAATAAGACACCGGTCCATTAGTGCAAAGTACACAAGCCAATTAAGCATGTTACTCCCATATTATGCAATCTCAGATGCAAACAAGTAACAACACCTATTTATATGCATAAACTAACTAAGATTTTCTAGCAAGATAGATGGCAGCACAATTGACCTTGAAGGGCAGTAAGAAATTTCATCATCTTATCATTGGTCTGAGAATCAATATAGTGTAAAATTTCtgagaaaaaatgcattttttagAGACAAGACAGTGTACAAGAACAAGACACGATCTATAGATTAGCCAAAGTGAGATGGGGATGAGGTGGTACCTTCTATTGCTACTAAACCAGGGGAGGGGAATGGTGGCCACCAGAGTAATAACACCCGACAGAGAGAAGCGTTACCACCCGGACTCCTGGAGCCAGCAACAGAAACACCCGGCGGAAATCAAAACGAATCCAAGAGCAGTACATAAATACTAAACATAAAACACATGTTTGGTCAGAAGAATTAAACCAAAATCATGTCATTCCAGCGAGAATGTCTCATGCAAAATACAAAACATGCGGCCTAGAAAATAGGTCAGCAAGATACAACTGTTACTGAATATAAATACTGAACTACAACAGCATACAAGTTTGAATACTGCACTATATAGATACTACACTACATATTACAGCAGCATGATAAAAATGTACTCCAATATATTCACACAAGCACACAGACAATATACTCCTTCATAAGTTGGTGTAAGAATAAAATGGATGGCACTTGGGCGTCAAATGTCCAACTGCAAAGGACAAGGCAGCTACAGCTATGTGAGCCTGCCTGATAGGTAGGTCAGGCAACTTGATTCAGTGAATCGGGAACAATCTAAGACGGACAATAAGAATGGACAGCAAACATCGAACCCCACGTTGATCTGAAACTTTGGGATTCAAGCAAGAAGTTGCAAACGTACAACCAAAAATGCTCCCGTCAACATTATTATTCAAGGTAACATGCCATCAGGAACACTGCTCAATGAATTCGACATTATTGAAGAAGATCCCAGATCCACGAAACACCTACATAATCCAGACGCAATGGTCTCTGGTGTTGCTGAAGAGCCAACAAGTAGGATGGCGATAGATAGAAACAGAGATGGGGGTGAACCCTAAGCATCTTGTAGTCCACGAGGCTCAGCTCGATCAGGTAGAAGGAGAGCAGCTCTAGCTGATTCACAAGACATCATCACATGTGTTAGACAAGCAATGCGCTCTAACTCATACAGACGCACACAACAATGCTAGTAGATATAAATTACAGTATACAAAACAAAGGGATATAATGGTTTCCCTTGCTCGGTTTCTTAAGCCTACATATAGCATTAGTTTTTGAAAGCACACATCACACATATTTCTAATCTGGACAAAACAGTAGATATAAATTAAATTTTCTATGACACAACAGTAACATGTTTAAGTAAAGTAAGTTCCATGGCATATAAACACATCAATTCATTCTGCTTGTGTGTCTTGTAGGTCTGAAACTACTCAACTACTGTACGTGTGTAGCACTATGTTAGTAAGCAGGAGAGGAGATTTAAAAGGAAGgaccatgtgtgtgtgtgtagaaaACACACACAAGAAACACTGAACATGATCTATTTAGTCTGACAGTTTCCGTCACACAAAGGAGATTTGTGGTTGTGTGCATCATGTCGTAGAGATTACCAAATGCTTAACAACTTATCAAAAGTTCCATACTTAAACTCTGCAAAAATCTATATCCTAAACTCTAGCTTGCATATATGGTTCCCTAGATAATAAATGAAAGAAATATTAAGATACAACAATGCTAGCAACAAAAGAGGGGCACGTCCTATATGCAACTGAATGTTTTCTGCAAACATTTGTAGCCTAAACTGAATGCTAGTTCAGTGTCGTTGTCTGTACACAACCAAGAAACGGAACAGAGAAACATCTCTGCAAGTTCAGTTATTTAGTCGTAGTTATCATGTTACGTGTTCTTCATATACTTGCAATTTGTCATGTTGTTTTCAAGTTGCGAACACATAATACATTTGCCGAGGAAATAAAACTAATGCATGGTCTGTAAATGCATTTCAGCTGGGGAGAAGACGTTGAGAGTGCAATGGACTACACCCCACACGATGCTGCTACCAGTGAAGCTAGATATACGTACTGTTATGCTGCAATTGCCCATCACGTTAAGCTATATAGATTCTCTCTATTGGCTGGCGGCCTCTAATATGGTGCAAGGTGGAGCTAAGAGGGATCTTGACGGTGGGTTTAGTACCTTGGGAGATGGAGCACCAGCAGGTGgagtcgatggcgatgtaggactTGAGGCGCGCCGACGCCACCGCGGTGTGCAGGGGCGGCAGCGTCTCCAGCCCAGCCACCACTGACCTGTAGGAAACCTCGAtgtcacacacacatacacacagccACGCCCATCGATTCACTCATATACTGGACAACATACCTGCGAAGGATTCAAGTGGCTCGTGCGAGGGAGGAAGACGGCATGGAGGGGATCACGGTGGTGTGTTGGGCGCCACTGGAGGATGCCAGAATCGAGCGGGGTCTTGCGGCGGGAGGATTCGCTGCTCGACAGGGACGGCGAGGCCGGGAGCGGAGGGGAGACGTATGAGCTCTTCGGGCAAGGCGGCGACTGGTGGGGTGCTGCAGGAATCTGGCAACGAAGCCGGCGGCGCGGGCTTTGGgggagcgggcgacggcgacggcgggcgccGTGGAGAGCAGCTTGGCGGCCTTCTTGGGGCCGGCAGCGCGTGGAGAGATTTGGAGGCGGCGGGGAGGCAGAGAGATTTGGAGGCGGCGGAGAGCAGCTTGGGCTTTGGCGCTGTGGCGCGTGGATGGGAGTCGGCGGGGAGGGGAAGAGGTGggttggatctggatcggggagagagGCGGAGGCTAGGGTAGGATCTGGATCGGGGAGTGATTGCTGCACTGGGTTGGATGGACGGGTGGATGGCTGTATGGATGGCCAGATCTCACATGTGTGTATCTtgggatgacaaacaatgttgattttgggggtttcactttcattgcacaaagagccattttctattttttgagtgctcaaaatgatttttttgaagaacctacaatatatttgttgcaaaattgtactgcATAATTTTTAGAAAATATTAGACCATATTTTATGTATAATTCACCAAATACTTGTGTCTTAAAACTTGtccatccacctctcgtgaaaaagacaaatttctgtcggTTCAGCTGGAagggggtcaaatttgaattgtagctgcctcatagtttgctctttattttttcaaaaaatcatttttaggtacaaaagtatctatttaatcaaagaaacaccaaaaaaattccaagattcaaccactagctaggaacggtcatttccgccgttttgaccgcattttgaaacgggcataaaaaaatcaaaaaattggaaaaccttcgcattgtatcattatatgtgaccaagtttccaggaaaaataataaacttgtaatacagaaattatttttaaaaagggttctcagaaatgagctatcatgcgtgaagattcatggctttcaagccaaatgatcaatcttatggccatattcatggcatagtttgttcaaatgatctcatattgtgcacaagggtgcatcttggaattacaaacaatgttgcctaagggagtgttcactttcattgcacaaaagagccattttccatttttcgagtgccccaaatgaggtttttttgtgaaggacctaccatatatttgttgcaaaattggaccaaatcatttttcaaaaatactagaccatatttaatgcacaattgaccaaatggttggatgtcaaaagttttgatccacctctcgtgaaaaagacaaattcccgccgattcagctggaagcgggtcaaatttgaactgcagctgcctcatagtttgttctttattttttccaaaaatcattttctAGGTACATAaaaatctatttaatcagagaaacaccaaaaaaattccaagattcaaccactagctgggaacggtcaaacccgccgttttgaccgcattttgaaacgggcataaaatattcaaaaaaaatcaaaaaattggaaaaccttcgcattatgtcattctatgtgaccaagtttccaggaaaataataaacttgtaatacggaaattattttaaaaaagcgtTCCCAGAAacaagctatcatgcgtgaagattcatggctttcaagccaaatgatcaatcttatggccacattcatggcatagtttattcaaataatctcatattgtgaaCAATGGtgaatcttggaattccaaacaatgttgcctaagggagttttcactttcattgcacaaaagagccattttccatttttcgagtgccccaaatgaggtttttttgtgaaggacctaccaaataattattgcaaaatcggaccaaatcatttttcaaaaatacttggacatatttaatgcacaattgaccaaatggttgggtgtaaaaagttttgatccacctttggtgaaaaagacaaattcccaccgattcagctggaagcgggtcaaatttgaactgcagctgcctcatagtttgctctttattttttcaaaaaaatcatttataggtacataagtatctatttaattagagaaacatcaaaaaatttccaagattcaaccactagctaggaacggtcaagcctgccgttttgaccgcattttgaaacgggcataaaaaattcaaaaaatcaaaaaattggaaaaccttcgcattgtgtcattatatgtgaccaagtttccaggaaaaataataaacttgtaatacagaaattattttaaaaaggtgttctcggaaatgagctatcatgcgtgaagattcatggctttcaagccaaatgatcaatcttatggccacattcatggcatagtttgttcaaatgatctcatattgtgcacaagggtgcatcttggaatggcaaacaatgttgcctaaggaagttttcattttctttgtacagaaaattcattttccattttccgagtgcctgaaatgagtttttttatgaaggacctaccatatatttgttgcaaaattggaccaaatcaattttataaaatactaggccatatttaacgcacaattgacaaaatggttgggtgtcaaaagttttgatccacctctggtgaaaaagacaaattcccgccaatttagttggaagcggatcaaatttgaattgcagctgcctcatagtttgctatttattttttccaaaaatcatttctagttacataagtacctatttaatcataaatacatggtttggtggcgatacgtcgaggtttggacggtggccgagggccccaactctagagcgcgtaaactcgcatgcccgccgcatggtcaccgcgtgaccgtggccttGCCATGTGTTCTAAgctgcctaggcatgtctagtgggttgggcacaccccaggtaggtgctaggaagaaaatcacaacataagattctcacgaggagaccgatcgatgctcaaacatgaataagcagccaagtgttttattagcggtacgggaaatgcacatggctaatgggtgtgagttttggctaaggatgatcaattactaagaagaccgtcttcacaaattttcagctgaaaaggaggagcctaggtggtacttgctttgcaaaataccacactagacataaatacgaatgttgaagccgggctcaaaataatgaatggattgagctggcatttggtggaggatggttatttgggtagaggaaagcactgtagaaaatggataccatttggacatgccaaagtggtacttccttcacaaagtgtttttctgaacagaataggaaaatgaatgtttttgaattatttttgaactacgcAAGGAagttttttttacatatttgacgaagatatgacccaaagaatttatgagattttttggtaattttgggaatgatagaaatataggttgcttcacaacctagggcaaaaactgccacatggacatgacacataggcaaaactgatgaggtggcgcctagtcatagaaacccaccacaatttacaaggttatgaccatctatattggtcatgatcagctagaaataaggcaacggacatgtgctatctgctttatgaccatttcgtgtaaggaaattacgacctttctgaccaaaatggtcgttattgtttagggtttggagccccccgaacagtttttaaccaattggtctgaaatggtcatagatctatgaccaattcttccagggtcactgacagaaggtcactagttgacatatttcttgtagtggcaccGCGCTGCGCCCGCGAGCAAGCGCCAGCTCGTCGCCAAGATCTTCACCGGCTCCGGAGGTCGCTCGGGGGGCGCTGGGGGCTCCTCCAGTCGCCGACTGGGGGTTGGCTGGTGGGACCGGCAACTTGAATACGAAGGCTGCCCGGAGGACGCCCCCTGCCGGCAAGGACAAGAGGGAGGATCACCTGTGCACCCTTCACCTCGCAGACAGAGTCGTGAGGGAGAACATGGGGCTCGGTTCCGGTGCACCCTCGCGGCGTCAAGCTGGAGAGAGCCGGACTCACTCCCTGGCAGGCTCAGGGCGCTGGGGGCTGCACGCCTGCACTGCGCTAGAGCTCTTGGGAGTGTCCGCCTCCCGAGGTTTTTTCTTCATGAAGATCCTGCAAAACCCCAGCCATGAGAAAACGCAGTGAGCTTGGAGATCAGGAGCGAAGGTACTTACTCGTCGGTGGCCACATATCTCCTCGGCTTCAGCGGCCGACGGGTGCCATCGTCGCAGCATGGGGACCTCTTCCTATTCAGGAGCGACTCAAGGCATAGGCAGCGCCGACCCGGTCCTGATGGGCGATCCTCAGGAGAGGGAGCGTCCGGCGTGGTATCCGGAGCAGAGGTCCCGAGGGAAGGGGCGCCCGGCATGGCTTCCTGGCTCATAGCTCCGAGGCCATTGGCGGGCTCCTCATCGCCAGCGGCAGCTCTGGAGCCATCGTCCCAGGCGTCAGAGGCTTCTGCCTTCGGAGCCTGGTGTAGCGCAGGCCCTGCAGCAGCCCCTTCCGGAACCCCGGAGGCCTGAGGCTCACGAGTCTCTAAAAAGGTCGGGCCTCCGGAGGAGCTCTCGATAGCTGGCGGaggcgcgcgccccctgcctccacaCTTGGGGCGCACGCGGTAGGGGCAATCAGGAGAGGAGCCACAAAGACAGGATTGTCGTGGGGCCCCTCAATGCCCTCGGGAAGCAACCCCCACTCATCAAATAGGGGCATCTGCCCGCGAAG is a window of Triticum dicoccoides isolate Atlit2015 ecotype Zavitan chromosome 2B, WEW_v2.0, whole genome shotgun sequence DNA encoding:
- the LOC119360927 gene encoding formin-like protein 7 yields the protein MSHYQIHLLHLDPRSVILLAVFAFLYEAIVGITPFVALFRHFFLLRLVDAHQRSGCTTFEDVATTAGSGIDFELSPVARGFRKQWILMDAHAFSPLLMIPGLSASPSSVWRHEKLTDRRLAFVWKRLAGLQELGVMMPMVVKEFPSTRPSNPVQQSLPDPDPTLASASLPDPDPTHLFPSPPTPIHAPQRQSPSCSPPPPNLSASPPPPNLSTRCRPQEGRQAALHGARRRRRPLPQSPRRRLRCQIPAAPHQSPPCPKSSYVSPPLPASPSLSSSESSRRKTPLDSGILQWRPTHHRDPLHAVFLPRTSHLNPSQVSGGWAGDAAAPAHRGGVGAPQVLHRHRLHLLVLHLPRSPGGNASLCRVLLLWWPPFPSPGLVAIEVFKGCREDQRCHLSPGSVNSGR